Proteins from a single region of Campylobacter sp. RM16704:
- a CDS encoding nicotinate phosphoribosyltransferase, which translates to MNSSLLCDFYELSMAYAYFKQNMHKQIVYFEVFFRKAPDEASFAIFCGLEQIIEHIKNFSFTKSDIEYLKNTKKFDSNFLNYLSTLRFSGDIFSVKEGECVFANEPLMYIKTPIIEALLLETFILLTLNHQCLVATKASRISQVAQNKTLLEFGSRRAHGESAALNGARAAFIGGFHASACTLAGKKFNIPISGTMSHAWVQMFDNELSAFKTYCQIYKDNVSLLVDTYDYKKGVEDAILVFNELNAENTMQNYSIRIDSGDLLKISKFVRKKLDLVGLKKCKIIASNALDEFTIEKLLKNKAPIDAFGIGEKLITSASSPIFGAVYKLVAIEKNEKIIPKIKISASLSKTTLPHFKKLIRYYKNGKACFDALYAYDENVKNHKDFVEKNLHELIFKNGELVYHNPDLINIQNYYKKSILSLDYKFKKLQNPSIYKVKISKKLQNLQKNYLEKN; encoded by the coding sequence ATGAATTCTTCATTATTATGTGATTTTTACGAATTAAGTATGGCTTATGCTTATTTTAAACAAAATATGCATAAGCAAATTGTATATTTTGAAGTTTTCTTTAGAAAAGCTCCAGATGAAGCTTCTTTTGCTATATTTTGTGGTTTAGAGCAAATTATAGAACATATCAAAAATTTTTCTTTTACCAAAAGTGATATAGAATATTTAAAAAATACTAAAAAATTCGATAGTAATTTTTTAAATTATCTTTCAACTCTTCGTTTTAGTGGAGATATATTTAGTGTAAAAGAAGGTGAATGTGTATTTGCAAATGAACCTTTAATGTATATTAAAACACCGATTATAGAAGCCTTATTATTAGAAACTTTCATACTTTTAACACTAAATCATCAGTGTTTGGTTGCTACTAAAGCTAGCAGAATAAGTCAAGTGGCACAAAATAAAACACTTTTAGAATTTGGCTCCCGTAGAGCTCATGGAGAAAGTGCAGCTTTAAACGGAGCTAGAGCTGCTTTTATCGGTGGTTTTCATGCAAGTGCTTGTACTTTAGCTGGAAAAAAATTTAACATTCCTATTAGTGGAACTATGTCACACGCTTGGGTACAAATGTTTGATAATGAATTAAGTGCCTTTAAAACATATTGTCAAATTTATAAAGACAATGTAAGTCTTTTGGTTGATACTTATGACTATAAAAAAGGCGTTGAAGATGCTATTTTAGTTTTTAACGAGCTAAATGCTGAAAACACTATGCAAAATTATTCTATACGCATAGATTCAGGAGATTTGCTTAAAATTTCTAAATTTGTTAGAAAAAAACTGGATCTTGTGGGTCTAAAAAAGTGTAAAATCATAGCTAGTAATGCTTTAGATGAGTTTACTATTGAAAAATTATTAAAAAATAAAGCTCCAATTGATGCTTTCGGAATTGGAGAAAAACTTATTACCTCAGCAAGTTCGCCTATTTTTGGAGCTGTATATAAACTTGTAGCAATAGAAAAGAATGAAAAAATTATTCCAAAAATTAAAATTAGTGCGAGCTTAAGTAAAACAACCTTACCACACTTTAAAAAGCTTATAAGATATTACAAAAATGGCAAAGCTTGTTTTGATGCTTTATATGCATATGATGAAAATGTAAAAAACCATAAAGATTTTGTGGAAAAAAACTTACATGAACTTATTTTTAAAAATGGGGAGTTAGTCTATCATAACCCTGATTTAATTAATATACAAAATTATTACAAAAAAAGTATTTTAAGCTTAGATTATAAATTTAAAAAATTACAAAATCCAAGTATTTATAAAGTAAAAATTTCTAAAAAATTACAAAATTTGCAAAAAAATTACTTAGAAAAAAATTAA
- the ispG gene encoding flavodoxin-dependent (E)-4-hydroxy-3-methylbut-2-enyl-diphosphate synthase: MTKSESKMEYKRYKTRQIKVGNVLIGGNAPISVQSMLFTKTRDIEGCLEQLNRLYFAGANIVRLACLDMADARALKEIKVKSPLPLIVDIHFNYKLAVFCAEFIDGVRINPGNIGSKENIKEVVHACKQRKIPIRIGVNHGSIEKQFSDKYGYNIEAMLESALYNIKLLEDLDFFDIKISMKTSDVQNTIKAYEALRPLCDYPFHLGVTEAGTKFHSTVKSSIALGNLLLNGIGDTMRVSMTGELEEEIKVARAILQDSGVQKSGVNIISCPTCGRIQSDLIKAIKIVEEKTKHIKEPLNISVMGCVVNALGEAKGADVAIAFGKNQGLIIRHGEVVAKLKEDELVDRFLLEVEDEVKLREKD, from the coding sequence ATAACAAAAAGTGAGAGCAAAATGGAATATAAAAGGTATAAAACAAGACAAATAAAAGTAGGTAATGTTTTAATTGGTGGAAATGCTCCTATATCGGTACAATCAATGCTTTTTACTAAAACAAGAGATATTGAAGGTTGTTTAGAGCAACTTAATAGGCTTTATTTTGCCGGTGCAAATATAGTGCGTTTGGCGTGTTTGGATATGGCAGATGCAAGAGCTTTAAAAGAAATCAAAGTAAAAAGCCCCTTGCCTTTAATAGTAGATATACATTTTAACTATAAGTTAGCAGTTTTTTGTGCTGAATTTATTGATGGAGTGAGAATTAACCCAGGAAATATAGGCTCAAAAGAAAATATCAAAGAAGTAGTACACGCTTGTAAACAAAGAAAAATTCCTATTAGGATAGGGGTAAATCATGGCTCTATAGAAAAGCAATTTAGTGATAAATATGGTTATAATATAGAGGCTATGCTCGAAAGTGCTTTGTATAATATAAAATTACTAGAAGATTTAGACTTTTTTGATATTAAAATTTCTATGAAAACTTCAGATGTACAAAATACCATAAAAGCTTATGAAGCTCTAAGACCGCTTTGTGATTATCCGTTCCATTTAGGGGTTACTGAAGCAGGAACTAAATTTCATAGTACGGTTAAAAGTTCGATTGCTTTAGGTAATTTGCTTTTAAATGGTATAGGCGATACGATGAGAGTTTCTATGACGGGGGAGCTTGAAGAAGAGATTAAGGTGGCAAGAGCGATTTTGCAAGATAGTGGAGTGCAAAAAAGTGGAGTTAATATCATCTCATGCCCAACTTGCGGAAGAATTCAAAGTGATTTGATTAAAGCAATTAAAATAGTAGAAGAAAAAACTAAGCATATAAAAGAACCTTTAAATATAAGTGTTATGGGTTGTGTGGTAAATGCCTTGGGTGAGGCTAAAGGTGCTGATGTGGCTATTGCTTTTGGTAAAAATCAAGGTTTAATTATAAGACATGGTGAAGTGGTAGCAAAATTAAAAGAAGATGAGCTTGTGGATAGATTTTTACTTGAAGTAGAAGATGAGGTAAAGCTTAGAGAAAAAGATTAA